A window of Glycine soja cultivar W05 chromosome 2, ASM419377v2, whole genome shotgun sequence genomic DNA:
TGCAGTATACAAAATTGACAACATAAGAATTCACTTCAACATTTTCTATACACCCGAAATTAATCCTCactcaattaataataatataaatcaaaACTAACATACACAAATTAAAGGgcaaatatatcaaatataataaatcaaaattcaaatatccacaactttttgttataaaaaaaagtacaatgtgatttagtaaaagaaaaagaaagtcagTCTTCAAAATATTACCCTTCCAGAGGGCCTATACATATTCATTCTCACacgtccaaaaaaaaaaactacaaaactCAATTATCCAAAAACAAAAcctaaacaattaatttaagagagagaaaaaaaaaagagagaaaatggtTTCAATTTTGGATTTCATTGTTAAATTTGGGTAGAGAAGTAGAAGAAGGAAAACAAGAAGGGCACTTAACGAGACCGTTTTCGTTGCACGCGTTACACGTTTTGAAGCCGGTCTTCTCGGCGTAGACCTTCCTACTACCGTTACACTCGTCGCACAGAACGAACCTGTGACCCGCGCACACGTGGCACTCGGTGGTGGGATCCACTGCGGGCAGGTCCATGAGGATCTTCTTGAGCTCGCCAACCTCATTGAGCTGTCGAACCTCCTCGGCCCCACCGACGTACCTGCCAGCGATGAACACGCGCGGCAATGATGGGCCAGGGCCGGGCACGGGCCGGCCCATGATTCGGTTGAGTTCGGCGGTGAAGCCCGAGTCCATGGACACGTCACGCTCGTCGATTTGGACGAGGAAGCCGCGTAGAATGGAGAGCACGCTCTTGCACGCCTCGAACGTGGGCCTCACCACGCGCAGGCTCGTGTAGTACACCACCACGCGCTGTTCCGCGCCCGGGAAATAATAAATCGCAGGTTGTTGTGGTTCGGGTTTCGAGACGACAACATCAGGTTCGGATTCGGGGGGTTCGGGGAGTTTGGGAGGTTGGGGTTGGGGGTGGAGGTGAGTTGACCAGGTTCGGAGGAGCGAGTTGGCGAGTCGGACTCGGTGGAAAACGGAGGGTTTTCTTGTGGGGGAAGGAGAGGGTAATTGTTGATGATGCTGGTTTTGTTGTGGGGGTTCGTCGAGGCAAAGGGTTTGAATGTCTTTGAAGGAAGAACAAGAGAATGTGGAAGAGGGTGATGAAGACGCGCTGTGAATTCGAACAGTTGATTTGCCCCACGGTCGCCACATTGAAGGTGGGAAGCtacaaatttgttttcttttttgtgtgtttgattCTCTTTGGTTGGATTTGGGGGAATTGGGGATTTGGGTTTGGAGAAAGAAGAGATTTTGGGAGGTGGGTATGGGGAAAGATTGGATTTTTGGGGGGAAATGGGGTTGAAAATGGAGAaagaatggattttttttttgttttattttggggGAGAGAGAGGGAAATGGGATTTGTTACTATTTTTGTTGATGGGGAAGATGGATGGGAGGATAGAGAGAAGAGGGGGATTTTGGTTGCTTAAAGTTTAGgctttggtggtggtggtgaattTGCATGTTTGCAAAGTTTGGGGAGGTCCTCagctttttgtttctctttttaccGGGGAAAAGGAGGGACAGGGAAAGAGGGGGAGAAAgggagaattaaaaataaaaaaattggaaattaGGGTTGAGAGGCAGAGTGACTGAAGGGTGGTTAGGTAGTTGAGGGGttggtttattttgttttgtaattggCTTTGATGGGGGTTTAATAGAGATCAAGGGAGGATGAGAGGCCCTCGTTACAAGTTTGTACTACAAAATGAACTATTTGTGGATGAGAATTATACTCCCCTGTTTTCCTCAAATCtcatatatttatatcataTCATTTTTTAGATTTGAGATTGTGGTATAATTTTGTTCaacctataattttttaagttgtaattttatttttatttttattttttttaatgaagacattttatgtttaaaaagtttatgattttagttttctaatttttaattaaaatattttgtttttttacttttaataaattcacaattttaattttttggtcaaatttaaatgttaatctatatataatttttaaacattaattaatatgtctctattcattattcacatgataatttttttaaaaattatttaattactaacaagcttaatttattaaaaaaaataattaaaaaatatataattaagtctgaaattaaaaaatgagactgaaattatagatttttaaaaaaatatatgatgaaatattacaattaaaaaatagatgaattaaaattacacatttttataaaatgaaacataaaatatcttaattaaaaatatgagaattgaaaccacaaatttttttttaaaaaaaaagacagtgAATGAAAGTTACAATTTAGCCATTATGGTACATCAACTATAACAAACAAATCTAATGAAtctataattttcttattatattcTTGACTACTTGATATTTACGATTTTGGTATATTGAATATAAGAAATCTagctaatattttaattttataaagaatattatgtgagtttttttatatatttcttatctttcatattaattatgtttttgatagatttttttcttttatcttgatAACATGAAAGATCCTTGAAATTTAATGTAGTACGTGAGataattacattttctttaaattgaaatagatattttaaatcaattgaCAAAAAATTATCTACAATATACTTTTTGGATTGGCTTTACGATGAAGCGACCTAGaaagctttaaaaaaaattcatcctcCTAATCAACTGATCTAAAATGTAAATGtcttttttcttccaattttttaaaaatttcaaacaagccATTCTAGATGAATTTTGTTTTAACGGTTTCTATTTTAATCGATCGAAAAAGATTGATGCATtttcaaacttttaaaattttttacaaaacTTCCTACATCAGTTGCAAAAACGTTGATCTAGAAAGGCACTTTAAATTTTAGCCTTTTTATATGGATATGCGTGTGTGGGTGTACCTTCATTGTATTCGTGTATTATAGCTCATATAACAAATTCTAAAATCTGAAATATTGAGAAATAAGTTCATCCAGTATGCCTAATAGCGTTAGAAAACCATCAACATATATCTAACCTGTAGATATATCTTTGGTGTGTTGAAGGATAGTAATGCCTATGAGGAGGGTCATTTTCTTGATAAGACTACTTAACCTTTGTAGTGTATAGATATGTAAATGTTAATGTATGAGTTTTGTGAATTGATTACTTGTGTTGTTAAAGTGATTTTCTGTGAATTGGTTCCATCGAACTGAATATGTATTTGTGTCAGTGATagtgtatatattttaaatgtatgtaacaagttttttaattatgtgaatCAGACTACCAAAGTGTAattcacaacaaaaaaaaaaaactataaaagtgTACTTGTGTTTGAATTGGCTATGAAAATAAGTTAATAGGTATTATTTATATATCCAAGAAAGaagttgtatatatatatatatatatatatatatatatatatatatatatatatatatatatatatataaacactttTAATATAGGTTATAGTTCTTGTGGTGTTAAACAGGTCAACTAAACTCAATGCGTTTTTAATATACTGCAAAACAAGTTCGATTGGGCTGAATCTATTTTTGAATTGGGTTGTGGGTTGGACTGGCCCGTcaatccatttttattttaaaaaattaacaaaacaatttatcgttttatttgtcttaaaaaattcctaattttataattaatatgattaaaaaaagagataaatattataaaactagTAAGTCAAGTAAATATGTAAGagataatcataaaaaatataagtgttAAATGTAGTTTGAGAAAAAGAACTAAAGAAAGGTGGGGGAGGACACAACCCAATGGATTAACCCAACCAAACTCATATTGTGTTGGCAAGTTAAATGAGTTTGTGGGTTGGAATATATAACCCAACCTGAGCCAGCGAGTTATCAGGTTAAACCATCAAAGTTAAATTTGTTTTacatcttaaattttaaattgtatcATTTTAGATGTAAAAAGTTGTTTTATGCATCAATTATAACAACATGATGTGAAAAATCAACTTATAGCAATTGTGATTAGAATCGATAAAAAAAGTGAACTTTTTAGGTGTTTCTCTCACACACaacattatataataattatatatctttctaataagaatttattttattgctatACTATTTtatgtgttaaatttttttgttagtacAATATTATgtgtttaaaacttaaaatgataaatctgattaaatatcttaaataatatatttttttaaaaatacagaaaatattaatattaaaaaaggtCAAAGAGTACAAGAAGTACCCTGATCAATCCACCAAAATACAATGCATTTGCTATCCTTAATGAATAAAAAGCCTTAGAATGAAAATTGCAcactataaattaaattttgataatcagtttaaatatatacaaattaaattcgATAATTTTGTTGAAATCGACACAAAGGTCAAGtgtaatttgtttaaaaatggaCAAAAAGCGACAATGATGGGTTAGcacaattaaattgattttcttaAGCTTTTGATAATCAgaaatcacattaaattttaactaatttaagtAGTGtttgtaaattgattttaaagagagagaaaattcttAGCATTTTTATATTcgcaatatttatatttaaatagttatttaaagaaaattaagcaGATCACCACTTAGATCCACAGCATCAATAGTGAGCGATACAATTTCATTGCATTATTCACCCCAAATAAATattgcattaattaatttgaaatgcaGAAAGAATTATGTTATTGTAATATAATTGTTAGGGTAATGCAAAGTAAGAAATAAGAAAGATGACTTGTTGGCAGTGATTGATGGCGATAATGAGATGGGAGACAGATGTTTTATGGAGCTAGAAGCTTACAGTCCATTAATTGACAATTACATGCACTGTCCTTATCTCTCCCAACAAACACCAATCAAGACTGCATGAGCTTCAGCCATCTTCTACAAGCGGAAGCATAAGCAAGGGCCACTTAAACGCCATTCATGTCAACCACGTGTATTTCCCCTTCTTTATGCACCAAAATAAAGGACAATATTCATATGTGTTGCgcattttaagtattttttgttttactaaCATATTATTGGTATAagtgaaattgattttaaatttaagttttatggGAAAAATGTTAAGAGATaagattaattgaattttttgataaagattaattattaacaaaattgatatatatatatatatatatatatatatatatatatatatatatatatatatatataaaatattgtttgtttttattcttgtgggtaaatatgattttatcttctaataaaggatgtttaaatgaattgaaaaagagtatatatttattaaaaaaatattttttatcaaattaaaaaatacaaaatatttattaattttttaataattaatctttgtTCAGAAATATAAccgaatcacttttttttatctataatacTTAAACCTAAAAGTTTAGCttaaaaaattgaacataatttcacttaaatcaattacatgttgattttttttgtctatattacatttattttttattatagacaATCATCTTCGAATATGATAAGAtcaatataaataacaaaactTTCCCTAAAATTGCTtaatataaatacatatataagattcgaatctaaaatatttaattaaacttttagTATCACATGTTGAATCCTAAGcaatatgtgatttttttatgggCCAATTCAAGACTTAATATGTCATTTATTGTCGgtattattattaattcttatttttgtaAGTTTAGTTTAGGGGATAAGGGATAGAAAAAGATAAGGTACAAATTAAAGGCGAGGGAACTATTCAAGTGGTCACTTGCATTGGACCATATGCTATAATAACACCAGGTAAGAAGTGAGGCGTGTTTAGCAGTGTACTGCATCAATGACTTCAAATAAAGTAAAAGGGTTTTTTTATCTCCACCACTACCATCTAGTGAGTGGATTCTGAAAAGCATCACATGGTCACACAGAGTAAGAAAAAAGTGGAAGCAGGAATGGATCAGTGAAGGATAGAAAAACCACATGCACATGCAATGTTGTGATTATTGATTTAACATTGAACTAGCAATTAACGAGaatgttctttcctttttttttcactcatgtGAGTAAACCAACattgtgtttttctttatttgggtGCAACCGTCCGTAACACTTGTTAGCCTTTGAAGACGGGaatgtatttcttttatcttttatgttaCAAAAGATAGATCGAGAAATATTGCATAagtaattttgtcaaaattcattaaattatatataaaattttatatttactattttgcttttCTCATCCCCTAAGGCCCTAAccatatcatatataaaaatttaacataaaaagaGTAATTTTCCAATGTTGACCAAACTTGTTCTTACTACTCACACATGCTAATGCAATTAAATAAACGATATCACAGTATCAGGGTCAGAAAAACactaaaatatgtttggcaCCACGCTATGGTTTACTATCACAGACAGGCCCCAGATCATATCCTTAGTTGGTAAGATAATAACAGGTAAGCAACAGAACATTAATGataatcaaacatattttccTGCCGGAAATGTATGAATTTTACAGAATGCTGGGTCATCGTGCAGTTGTAATATTATTATCCGACCATATATTCAACATTTTAATTTAgtgctttttattatttaatgtataGAAACCTTTTTTACAGTAGAACAGAAACCCAATTCATGCATTAAAGATGTATATAGCTAGATAAGATTCATTAAAAACGTTACATAACTAAGTAGCTTATCCCTAGGAAttaatagaatatatttttaagtaaaaatttaaaatataatttataagataCAACAATAAAATCTTATCTCATTAGAtgaaattagttacataaattatacaatatcattgcagataagattaaaaaataaaaataaagcttCAAGAATACTAGTAATTCTTAGCCTGAAATTTCTCTTCATACCTACCTCCAATAATATCTTTGTTGTCTCTTCATTTTACtgaaaattatgtaatttactCTTCCGACCAacattttttgtgattttttttgtccAACTTAtcttaaccaatttttttatatttttttctcaattggtgttataccaaatttttttcctaataatcattttgtattttgtccTTTCTAACTTGTATGATCATATTTTAACattcacaaataaaatataactagtATTTTACTTTGTGTGCAttgtacaaaataaatatttattttatataattaaaatttataacaaataaatatttttaaactcataaataacattttatatttattataaataatttatattatgatatattgttatttttaattactaataatttattttaaaaaatattaaaatttaagttagaacaaaaaatattgaaaatgataaattaaaagagataagaAGTAAGTTAAACTGTTCACTTGATATTAAAAACAATATACTACATGTATGTTAGGAGAAtacttgaatttttaaaataaaatacatatttgaatttgatttttgataTTAATAGTATAAGAGAATATATCATATGAATACTATAAGTATATTTGaatgttaaagaaaattaatatatatatatatatatatttaaaattaatttctgatATTCGGTTGGTTATAGTTTGTTAAACCATTAaactcatatatataaaatagtacaataattttacaaaattagcattattataatataaactaTATAGTCACTCCAAtggtttattttcaaaaagaatcAATCCTCTTTATTAAAAACGATGCCGTACAACAGTAGcattctaaaaaaaacatttttttggaaatctaaaaaactattattaaaatataaaaaatagttaatattacattaagaaaaattaaaatgacacttattttaaaatatgttaaccGAGGGAGTACAAAGTTTTGACACTATAGTAAAATTCAGCTGCTATCGACCTATATAGCCCCGGCCCTTGTGCTGGCCAAATACATGTCCTAACTCCTAAGGTTGTGTTGTGTACCATCGAAACACAATTTGTCTAAATACTCAGAAGCTAGATTCTTTGGTCTCCCACTTCTTTCTTGGACTTAAAGAATTAGCATGGTCACAAAGATCCCCACTAATCATCTAGGTAATGCCCTCCTTTCATTTTGACACTCATAATGGTTAAATGTTAGTCGACTCACATAAATCTGTTTGAATACAAGGTTAGAagttattttaagaatttctttattgaaaaaagttttatattttcaataaacaaTATCTCAAAAGCACTTGTGACTTGTATCTAAATAGACATAATTGTCTCTCTAAAAGAgaatttatgtaaatttattgaGTGTGTGTTTGAAtgaattatttaagaaatttaaaaaatttaaaattttcaaaactttaattgctttgattgaaatttctttatttttcattttttggataaaataacCAAACTTCTTTAATGTTAAATTACTTTCtattcttaaattaattcatcCAAACAAACCATGCAAGTTGAGCAAGAAAGgtatcttttgattttggatCACGTTTGGTTCAAgggaaaaagtgaaaaaaaataaaaagaaagaagaaaaacaatagaAAGTAAGATGATTTTGtatattgttttaaaagaaagttaaaaagAACTTCATTCATCTTGTTTCATTGTGTAAAgggtgaaaacaaaaaaagattaattatctTCACTAAAATAGAGAAGTATACAAAAACAAGGATAATATTAtccttttaattctaggtttaatttatttttttattattctaatatattaatagattcttgaactttttaataattttttaaactataaatttataattagatatctttttaatattttttttacttggatCCCTGGAATTAGTTTGACAGCTTGACTGtcagaaaaaataataagatgtgATAATTTTACTAATACTAAGacctaattataaaaattgagaaaGATTAAGGATCCAATTTTAAGACCCAATTTTTAGTTAgagatctaattaaaaattctcaaataattcaACATAATTCTAGATTTATTGTATTTGTATAGGTAAGATTAGAAACTAGAGAATCGAGGCCAATAGGGCAGGAAAAGACTTTCACCTATCCGCATGCTAGGAttgacttttctttctttttccctgTAACGTGAAGGATGGACTTTTATTTCATGGAGAATTGTCAATAATTGTGATCGGGATAAGAATTCTGTGTGCACATGTGATAAACGGGTTCTGCAATCAtgtatcaaatgtttttttttatcgcaTAATTTTTAACAGATAGATACAAGTGGaaagtaacaaaatttaaaccaTAACTCtacttatatttcaaaaaaaattaatgtttaaagaAATAGAATAGTATACATAAAAATTTCCAGAAAATGTACTAGATATAAGAATAATTCAATCTTTAGGTATATTAACTAAATAACTAGTATATAgccattaattaataatactgataccaattaatttgtttagatgcgaaatactattattttgtcatgatatattaaaaaaattaacacattaacatttatcaatattgtattttattaagTACACATCAATAAATGAATTAGTTGCTCATTGTAACGATTGATGATGATGACGATTTTTAAAGTTCAaatgttacattttttataataataataataataataatgttacatttttaatactaacaaaaaaaattacatccttatatatctttaaaaatacctcatacaatttatttttggtaaaattaCATAGTTGGAAATCATCATCAAATAGAAAAATTTTCAAACCACGTCGAGAGATTTGTGTATTTGACCCTAAAAATTGCAACAATCAACCATGGCAGAAGATTAGCGACTTACCATTAttgatacaatttattttatagacttaattataaaatttgttaccttattttatctatttcatcatattagttatcttattttttaatttattatttaagttttcttatattttaaaatttgttatctTAATCagacaaataaatatgatatttttaagttattattttttataaaaatattgatgaactttttagtctaatcaatatttaaaatttaataaattaacagaTAAGATCAGCTTGAGGAtctaagataataaattttgaaaaatagaaaaatttaaatagtaaactaaaaaaaataagaaaacttatttaatgaaatatataaaataggagaataaattttacaattaactCTATCTTACATTGCATTTTACCTACAACTACTTTTATGGGCGGGATcctttgcattttattttaaactatagaGTATTGATCCATtgtcaaaatcatttttcaacaaatcgtaggaaattttttaccATTACCCagcatcaaagccaacacaataaagaaaacttaattcaaatttatatctttatCGAGTTCTTCAATTAAAAGATGACAAATAAATATggtatttttaatcataaatcatctCTATTAAAAAGTAATACTATAATATAGTACTAATAAATAAACAtggtttaataaatttattaatctcttaaaaaaatattaatcactCATTTGGTCCATATGCAAGCTCAATCTTTACATTTCAGCATTTACACTTCACatttttaaatctattttaGTTTCTGCCGTCCAAAATTGTAGAGATTAAAACAAGATTAAAAAGTCACTGTAGGGACTAAAACAAGTTAAAAGGTATGTATATATGAACCATTTCTAAGTATAGGAACTAAACATAAagcttttataaatattaagattaaagaaatgagtaattaaattaataaatattttttaattaaaaactaataaacatTTACATGGTCATTATTTGACTGAAAAAACTTGATGGTGTGTCCTCCCAAAAAACTCGTTTATTGGCTCTACCTCTACCACACCTCATTCATTTTGCTCTTGTTAAGACTTCAccatccaaaaaattaaaaataaaacgacTCCACAAAACCCGAATAAAATTTTCGATGAAAAATACTTGTGCAAAACAAACTACATTCCCCAAGGGCCATCATAATTATGCTTCCAACCATGATGGAAATGACGGCATACCATCAATCCATCATCTCAAGAAACAaggtgtattaaaaaaattagagcaAATGATATAACATACAATACAAGGAACGAAAGTTGCTTTTCAATTCATATATGAAATGTGCTGTGGACTGCGGTCGACAGTGTCGTCTTGTGTGTAACCAATTAAGCATTATGAATAAGAAACTGGAAGGTCCAACATATTCTATTTTCTAACTAAAGACAAGTCTCGGACACACCTGATGCTTATAGGGGCGAAAACAACCTAACGGAAATAGATGGATATTTGGGGGATGTCAatgtcattatcatcatcatcctcaCAGGCGACAACAACATCCAAGTGACGACGGTAAGAAGGTATTTCCACCTTGGCCACTTCCCTAGCTAAATCCACCATTTTTTTGTCCATTCGTTCTCTGTGCCTAGGGAACATGCTATTATAGAGCAGACAACTTCCACATGAAATACTATAAGCATTCAAACCTTTTGACTTCAGCCACTCAAGAAGCTCCCTTAGAGTAGGATTGTCTTTTAGAATCCATCTGTCCCAGACTGTCCAACTCATATCTTGATGCTTGATAACCTTTGGCGGAACTGGCTCTGCCATGGAAAAGAGAGGCAGTGCTAAGTTGGCAAATGTGTTTCGGTAGTCCTCAACTTTGTGCCCTCCATCCAAAGCTTTGTACAGCTCCAGGCAGACAAGCCCCGTGGCCATGGCAGTTGATGTTGCAATTGCTGGAATGATCCGTCCGGCAATAAACTTGGCCTTGAGCTTGTCAACTTCCGGAATGCTGTAGTTCCGTGCCCTCATGTTTGCAAGCCCAGCTATCAGGTCCATATGGTAGTTTGTATCATCATCCTGTAGTTTTACAGCACAAAggtttcagtaaaaaaaaaaagattggcaCAAAGGTAATTGTTAActttggataaaaataaattataataaataaataaaatggcaAGTGGAAGAGTTCATGTACACCTATTTCTCAGCAAATACAAACTCAACCCACACCTACCCAAAATCCCCAATTGAAACTACCAAATTCAAATAAGACAACAGAGAAGGCTTCCATCATCACTGTGGAATTCAATCAGAACAAAAActcaaagaaagaaaactagACCTTTTCAAACTGAACTGGTTTCATCCTGAACTCTGGTAGCAGCTTTGTCCGGCACCCCTCTAACTTGAGGATTAGATCATTAATCACAGCTGCATCATCTATGGACGCGGATGAGAGACTGGTGGCCTTCTCATCTGTCACTATTTTTGCATCTTTCTTAGGCTGAAAGTCAGGTACTATCACTCTATCAACAGCT
This region includes:
- the LOC114396799 gene encoding uncharacterized protein At5g39865-like; amino-acid sequence: MWRPWGKSTVRIHSASSSPSSTFSCSSFKDIQTLCLDEPPQQNQHHQQLPSPSPTRKPSVFHRVRLANSLLRTWSTHLHPQPQPPKLPEPPESEPDVVVSKPEPQQPAIYYFPGAEQRVVVYYTSLRVVRPTFEACKSVLSILRGFLVQIDERDVSMDSGFTAELNRIMGRPVPGPGPSLPRVFIAGRYVGGAEEVRQLNEVGELKKILMDLPAVDPTTECHVCAGHRFVLCDECNGSRKVYAEKTGFKTCNACNENGLVKCPSCFPSSTSLPKFNNEIQN